The Rhinolophus sinicus isolate RSC01 linkage group LG07, ASM3656204v1, whole genome shotgun sequence genomic interval TCACGCAACTtttctcctccccgcccccaccgccCAGGAAAGGGATGTTGCTTCCGACGCCCCGGAAGCCTCTGCCACCGAATCCCCAGGGCAGTGTAAGGCCTCGGAGACGGCCAGGGGCGGAGGAAAAGACGGCCAAGGATTCGGGGCTGAAACGAACACACTCGACCGCGCTTGGGGAGGAAAGTAAATCAGCAGCCTCCcaaaaagaactcaaaaaaaggacaaataaaagaggggggaaaaaaaaaaaaagagttcttcaGGTCGTTCCGCTGCCCAACTTCCTTAGAGGCCGGGTAGGTGAGATAGCGAGACTTCTTCCATCATCCCCTGCCAgacccctgcctcccccactctCACTGGCTTGCTCCGGGCCTAGGCAGCCGCCCGAGACCTCACTTACCCTCGGCGCCTGGCGGGTGCTTTGGCCTCGGGCCGCCTCCGCCTCTCCCGCCCCCAAAGGCCCACGGGCGGGTGCCGGAGTCCCGCGCAGGAGGACAGAGCCGGCTAGTGCGCAAAGAGACGCAAGGGGCACCGCCACGGTCAGAACCCGCGACTCCGATCGCGGTAAATAGGAACCCAGTGGAAGCGGGGGGAGGAGCGGCGGCACCGCAACTTCCCTCCCCGCCTTGAGCGCCACCAGCCGGGCCTGGGCCTAGGCCTCCCTGGCCACCGGAGCCGGTACTGGAGTCCGCTACGTGCCCCCGCTGggccgccgccgcctcctgcGCCGCCGCTTCCGCCGGTGAATGGTCAGCGCTGGAGTTTGAAGAGGGCCCTGAACCATCTCAACGCCATTTGCGCTCCCGgcccccacctccttcctccaACAGCCGCTCGCTCCGTCACTCCGCTTCCCACAGGCCCCGCGCGGCCGCCCGACCCCGCAGCCAATCGCGCGGCCGCTTACTCAAACCGCCGCGCAGGCGCCGCGCCCCGCATGCTCCGGCGCCCGCCATTGGCCCGGCCGCGGGGCCCGACGGGAGTTGTAGTCCCGGTCCGCGAGGTCGCGGGTGCTGAGAGTCCCGAGCGGGAGCGGGAGAGGGTTATAGCGGCTCCCGCGGCCTTGGCTTCCCCAGGCTCGAGAGCCAGCTTCAGCTCCTGACCCCGCTGGGAGACGCAGGTGTCGCGGGGGAGGGTCGGGGGCGCAGTGCAGGCAGCTGTGTCAATCGTTTCCCCTCCAGGGAACCGCCGGTGTCTGGGGACGGTGGGTTGTGCAGCTGCGCCGGGCCTGTTGGAACCGCCTTCCCGGAGCGGGGAACTCGCGGCTCGGAGCCGCCCTCGACCCGGCCTGGCCGGTGCTGGCTCGGCGCAGGTAACGACAGCGGGAACGGGGAGGCCCGGGGCGCTGGATACCCGACTGCCGCAGTCACGAGAGATGAGGGCCGCGGCTCTTTAATGCCACCCCTCCAACCCACCGACCCTTAACCTTCGTAGTTCTCCCTCCGTCTGCCCCGCACCCGTTAAAAGTGACCGAAAATATTGATGTCATTGAGAAATTATCGTTAACCTTGTTGGGTGTGATAACGGCAATGtggttatgtttaaaaaaaaaaaaaaagatattctaaagtttttacaaaataatgtgATGTCTGGGATTTACTTTAACTCCTATAAAAACTAAAGGAGAAAGAATCAAACAAGCCAGCGGGATGCGTACACATGGGCGCATTATTTCAGTCTCTGTTActtgtatatctgaaattttccataataaaaagtttgaaGAAATCAACCAGTGATTGCCCCtggggaggacagggaggtgGGAGATAATGGGaggagttttcatttttcattgtacACTATTTTGTGCCATTTAAGGTTTTTTCGGGTCAATGTATTACCTTTTCAAAAAAGGAGAATGTTTGGAggggttaattttattttccttttttaaggctgcaGTGGGAAAACGGCGTTGTAAAGAGGAGCGCGATCGGCATCTCCCTAAAGAGGTGCATGACTCATCGGGCTTCGATGGCCCTGTTTGGTGGGCGGTTAATGGCGATCCACCGGGGAAATTAGAAAACTACTGATTGCTTTCAGTGAAAAGCCCGCCCCTTTTTACACAAATGGATTATTTGCTTTGAAGGCACCCAGAAGTTACCAAGCTCCTCCAAAAAGTCcgaataaagaaaaaatagttaagaCATCCTGCAGCCCTTCCCAATAGGAATTTAAGGCGGATCTTAGTGTGGTTGAATTGTTTTACTTTAGCGCCACTGcttgcaaaattaatattctgacATTTACAATTTCCCAAATACTCTATCGGTACTTTCTTTGATTCAAAATAAATCAACTCTTAAGTAGCTGATATGAATGGAAGTTATAACAGATCTGTGTATTCCACTGGAGGTGGTGTGCACATAACTGTTTTATTTGGgtcagttttgtctttttgtaaaaTCAGCATAGGATCTTGTTTTATCAGTTTGTTTGAAGATTGCAGGCAGAGGTGCAAGCTGCTcttactataattatttaaatgacacAGTGGTGGGTGCTAATTAAGGAATAATTATCATCAGAGGCAAAAGCTAAGATCAAAAAGCCAAAAGTGGTGGAGAGACAATTTCAAGATCTTCCTGTAGAAGAGTGCTGTGAACCCTCCAGGACCAAAGGATGGATTCATTGTGCCCTGGCATGGCTAGTGCTGGGTACAGGGCTGGAACAGTGACTGCACTAAGCCAAAGTggaagaggttttttttaaatagaaatagacAATCTGTGGAGCCCCCTTTTTGTTGGGTAGTTGTATAAAGTAATGGAATTTAGTAGTGTTAGATTCTTGCCAATTAGCAGCATAGGTTTGACCTGGGAGCTTGTTGGGAATGTggcacccctaccccaccccaacGCCACAGAATCAGAATGTGCACTCTCAGAGGATTCCCCCAGGTGATTAGTCCACACTTTAAGGGTTGACAAGCACTGATCTGAAGTATATGTAGCATTTGTCAGCAACCTGATAGTTTTCATTTGGATgagaggggaaaaggagagcCTTAAGAACCACTATGCATCAGGTGTGATGCCAGGCCCTTCTGGAAAGCTTCGTTTTGCATCCTTGCCTGTTGTTcatattttacaggtgaggaaatggagaggtCGGCATTCGCTCAACTAATGAGGGAATcaaactttttcttaaacattGGATTTCCATTATTGTAGATATTCTTGAATCTGGGAGAAAAATGGTACATgctttgaaaagtaaaacattgTGTGTTAAAATATATGGAAGCTGAGTATGTGAATACTGAGCAGAGCTGTGGTAGGCCTCCCACCCTCCTGTGCCCCACACCCAAAACAGGTGGAGGGCCTGCCTACTCTAGAGTCCCTTTTGGAGGAAGTCCAGACCCTGGGCCTGCAGGCTGTACCATCCTCTTTACCCTTTACTTCTTTGGTTCCAGTGTGGCCAAGCAAAGGCCCCAAAGAGCCCACCCCATTCCCTTGCCATGGCCCTGAGTTCCACATCAGAGTGAGCGAACTGGACTCCAGATGGATAACACATAGGCAAATagctttttgctttatttttattttattgcttttgttttcttagttcTCTCAGTTTATACTCTACCACCTAGATTGGTTCTCTTCACCTCATTCGAACATTCGAATCAgcttcacatacacacatacaccagGTATCCAGTGCAAGCTCTCAGATGTCTgatatttttcccctttaaatatCACACCGGAAACTGAAATCCTGGGTCTGAGCCAAGCTTGTACCCTCTGACACTAGGCTGTCCTCCtgtatgctgcctgcaagagggAAGATTCCCATGACCCTGAGTTCCACTCAGGTGGACTCATGCTTTGCGTTAGCTGAAAAAAAATCCTGCAAAGAAAACTAATAGAAATATGTTATTGCCATTACTGTGACTTTGTTCTAGCACACCCATGGAAACTGTCAGAACTGGAATTACTAATTAGAGCTGATTAGTCTTTTACTGATAATGTG includes:
- the LOC141572846 gene encoding uncharacterized protein LOC141572846, which produces MKAGIDKINHPEILTCGRSVRQGVSGEAAPLWLEAHATFLLPAPTAQERDVASDAPEASATESPGQCKASETARGGGKDGQGFGAETNTLDRAWGGKQPPETSLTLGAWRVLWPRAASASPAPKGPRAGTQWKRGEERRHRNFPPRLERHQPGLGLGLPGHRSRYWSPLRAPAGPPPPPAPPLPPVNGQRWSLKRALNHLNAICAPGPHLLPPTAARSVTPLPTGPARPPDPAANRAAAYSNRRAGAAPRMLRRPPLARPRGPTGVVVPVREVAGAESPERERERVIAAPAALASPGSRASFSS